Proteins encoded together in one Cervus canadensis isolate Bull #8, Minnesota chromosome 7, ASM1932006v1, whole genome shotgun sequence window:
- the KCNMB2 gene encoding calcium-activated potassium channel subunit beta-2 isoform X2, with protein sequence MFIWTSGRTSSSYRHDEKRNIYQKIRDHDLLDKRKTVTALKAGEDRAILLGLAMMVCSIMMYFLLGITLLRSYMQSVWTEEAQCTLLNASITETFNCSFSCGPDCWKLSQYPCLQVYVNLTSSGEKLLLYHTEETIKINQKCSYIPKCGKNFEESMSLVNVVMENFRKYQHFSCYSDPEGNQKSVILTKLYSSNVLFHSLFWPTCMMAGGVAIVAMVKLTQYLSLLCERIQRINR encoded by the exons aaatatttaccaaaaaatcAGGGACCACGACCTCCTGGACAAAAGGAAAACTGTCACAGCACTGAAAGCAGGAGAGGACCGGGCCATTCTCCTGGGACTGGCCATGATGGTGTGCTCCATCATGATGTACTTTCTGCTGGGAATCACACTCCTGCGCTCATACATGCAGAG TGTATGGACCGAGGAGGCTCAGTGCACCTTGCTGAATGCGTCCATCACAGAAACATTTAACTGCTCCTTCAGCTGTGGTCCGGACTGCTGGAAACTCTCTCAGTACCCCTGCCTACAGGTGTATGTTAACCTGACTTCTTCCGGTGAAAAGCTCCTTCTCTACCACACAGAAGAGACAATAAAAATCAATCAGAAG TGTTCCTATATACCTAAGTGTGGAAAAAATTTTGAAGAATCCATGTCCCTGGTGAATGTTGTCATGGAAAACTTCAGGAAGTACCAACACTTCTCCTGCTACTCTGACCCGGAAGGAAACCAGAAGAGTGTCATCCTAACCAAACTCTACAGTTCCAACGTGCTGTTCCATTCGCTCTTTTGGCCAACGTGTATGATGGCTGGGGGCGTGGCAATTGTTGCCATGGTGAAACTCACGCAGTATCTTTCCCTGCTCTGTGAAAGGATCCAACGGATCAACAGATAA